A window of Dorea formicigenerans contains these coding sequences:
- a CDS encoding HlyD family efflux transporter periplasmic adaptor subunit: protein MAENHTTNITAFRKKWNINIGIVIFGVVFIYLLVTVLMYLTSKHISAYEVREGSILKDNAYTGLAIRNEEVVTAEQSGYINYFVSEASKVGAKTKVYSLSPKQLEFNDTVSTDSQELTAEERDSIYLKTQSFSENYNGSSFNEVYSLRDEISSVLESKSNQSRQAQLDEMVQAGTDGLQVFNAQSDGVILYSTDGYENLTVSDVTADMLSKKNYNSVNIKNNSKVNSGEAIYKLVKDDDWSLVIPLDDKTAKNLADTKSVKVQFTKDQVKERASFQVYSAKNTNLGILTFHTSMVRYAKDRYLDIELILEDESGLKIPKSSVTKKDFYLVPENYLTQGGNSKETGVLINNDSDDAQFKKVDIYYRDTETGMVYLDPNAFDKNTTLIKPDSPETYKLKKTKSLQGVYNINKGYAVFKQIHILCESDEYYIVESGNSYGLANYDHIALVGKDVRENDIVY, encoded by the coding sequence TTGGCAGAAAATCATACTACAAATATTACTGCATTTCGGAAAAAATGGAATATTAATATCGGAATTGTCATCTTTGGAGTGGTATTCATATATCTGCTTGTCACGGTTCTTATGTACCTGACAAGTAAGCATATTTCGGCATATGAAGTCAGAGAGGGCAGCATTTTAAAAGATAATGCCTATACCGGACTGGCAATCCGCAATGAAGAGGTCGTGACTGCCGAGCAGTCAGGTTATATTAACTATTTTGTGTCAGAAGCCAGCAAAGTTGGTGCAAAAACAAAAGTATATTCTCTTTCTCCAAAACAATTAGAATTTAATGACACAGTTTCTACAGATTCGCAGGAACTGACTGCCGAAGAACGAGATTCCATCTATTTAAAGACCCAGTCCTTTAGTGAAAATTACAATGGCAGCAGTTTCAACGAGGTTTATTCTTTAAGAGATGAAATTTCCTCTGTTCTGGAAAGCAAATCTAATCAAAGTCGCCAGGCACAATTAGATGAGATGGTACAGGCAGGTACTGACGGGCTTCAGGTATTCAATGCTCAGTCCGACGGTGTGATTCTTTATTCTACAGATGGATATGAGAATCTGACCGTCAGTGATGTCACTGCTGATATGCTTTCAAAAAAGAACTATAATTCCGTAAACATAAAAAACAATTCAAAGGTAAATTCCGGAGAAGCTATCTATAAACTTGTGAAAGATGATGACTGGTCACTGGTCATTCCACTGGATGATAAAACAGCTAAAAATCTGGCTGATACGAAAAGCGTAAAGGTTCAGTTCACAAAAGATCAGGTGAAAGAACGTGCCTCTTTTCAAGTATACAGTGCCAAAAACACAAACCTTGGTATCCTTACATTTCATACTTCCATGGTCCGCTATGCGAAAGACCGTTATCTGGATATTGAATTAATTTTAGAAGATGAATCCGGACTTAAAATTCCAAAGTCCTCTGTGACAAAAAAAGACTTTTATCTTGTACCGGAAAATTATCTGACACAAGGCGGCAACAGTAAAGAAACTGGTGTTTTAATCAATAACGATTCTGACGATGCCCAGTTTAAAAAAGTTGATATCTATTATCGAGATACAGAAACTGGCATGGTTTATCTGGATCCAAATGCATTTGATAAAAATACAACTTTAATAAAACCTGATTCACCTGAAACATACAAGCTTAAGAAAACAAAATCTTTACAGGGAGTCTATAATATCAATAAAGGATATGCTGTATTTAAACAAATCCATATACTGTGTGAAAGTGATGAATACTATATCGTTGAATCTGGAAATTCCTATGGTCTGGCTAATTATGACCATATTGCACTTGTTGGCAAAGATGTAAGAGAAAATGATATTGTTTATTAA
- a CDS encoding TIGR01212 family radical SAM protein (This family includes YhcC from E. coli K-12, an uncharacterized radical SAM protein.), giving the protein MYYTYSDYLKNKYHEKVYKLPVNLPVTCPNRLNGACGCDFCAEQGTGFEALNPQLSVREQLTLTREKIEKKYHAHKFIAYFQNYTNTFLPIDRFEKYMREGASFPDVVEISISTRPDCIRSDYLKILEKIRSEFQVEITLELGLQTVNYHTLRNIHRGHTLAEFIDAVWMIRDYHFDTCAHVILNLPGDDLIDAIESAKILSALQVSTVKLHSLYIAKNTRLCEAYENGTITLCSKEEYITRAITFLEYLNPEIAVERLFSRIPENDAVFCNWGTSWWKLKDELLSTMQKTDSYQGKMYHYLHGAALRSLDGSDNL; this is encoded by the coding sequence ATGTATTACACTTATTCAGATTATTTAAAAAATAAATATCATGAAAAGGTTTATAAACTTCCTGTCAATCTTCCTGTTACCTGCCCAAACCGTTTAAACGGAGCATGTGGCTGCGATTTCTGTGCGGAACAGGGAACAGGATTTGAAGCTTTAAATCCTCAATTATCTGTGAGAGAACAATTAACTCTGACTCGAGAAAAGATTGAAAAAAAATATCATGCACATAAATTTATTGCTTATTTTCAAAACTACACGAATACATTTTTACCCATTGACAGATTTGAAAAATATATGCGGGAAGGCGCAAGCTTTCCGGATGTTGTAGAAATTTCCATTTCGACCAGACCGGACTGTATCCGCTCTGATTATTTGAAAATTCTTGAAAAAATCCGTTCAGAATTTCAAGTAGAGATTACTTTGGAACTTGGACTTCAGACTGTAAATTACCATACATTAAGAAATATACATCGCGGACATACATTAGCCGAATTTATTGATGCTGTGTGGATGATCCGAGATTATCACTTTGACACCTGTGCACATGTTATTCTCAACTTGCCAGGTGATGATCTGATTGATGCTATTGAATCTGCAAAGATACTGTCTGCACTTCAGGTCAGCACAGTCAAACTCCATTCTCTCTATATTGCTAAAAACACAAGGTTGTGTGAAGCTTATGAAAATGGTACAATAACTCTGTGTTCAAAAGAAGAATATATCACACGTGCAATTACATTTTTGGAATACCTTAATCCAGAAATTGCCGTGGAACGGCTTTTCAGCCGTATTCCCGAAAATGATGCCGTTTTTTGTAACTGGGGCACAAGCTGGTGGAAACTAAAAGATGAACTACTTAGCACGATGCAGAAAACAGACAGCTACCAGGGAAAAATGTATCATTATTTACATGGAGCAGCTTTAAGGTCTTTAGATGGCTCTGATAATTTATAA
- a CDS encoding methylglyoxal synthase, whose product MNIGLVAHDSKKTLMQNFCIAYRGILSKHELYATGTTGRLIEEVTNLNVHKYLAGPLGGKEQLGAQIAQNDIDALIFLREPMNPKPHEPEVNDLFRLCDTYNIPMATNLATAELIILAIDRGDLDWREMYR is encoded by the coding sequence ATGAATATAGGTCTTGTCGCTCATGATTCAAAGAAAACACTGATGCAGAATTTCTGTATTGCTTACCGTGGAATTCTGAGTAAACACGAACTTTATGCTACCGGTACAACTGGAAGACTCATCGAAGAGGTAACGAATCTGAATGTTCACAAATATCTAGCTGGTCCACTTGGTGGAAAGGAACAGCTCGGAGCTCAGATTGCTCAGAATGATATTGATGCATTAATTTTTTTAAGAGAACCTATGAACCCAAAACCTCATGAGCCGGAGGTCAATGATTTATTCCGCCTTTGCGATACTTATAATATCCCAATGGCAACAAATCTTGCAACAGCTGAACTGATTATTTTAGCAATTGACAGAGGAGATTTAGACTGGCGTGAAATGTACAGATAA
- the mreC gene encoding rod shape-determining protein MreC, with amino-acid sequence MKIKNQSSIPSKYWLAIIAVICVILLGIDQVTDGGGPLRFIGDYTVVPMQKGISYVGRWLSDLSDNFETLQDMKKQNETLQSKVDELTIDNTRLRQDEYELERLRDLYKLDQNYSDYEKIGAHVIANNGTNWFSDFTIDKGSADGIKVNCNVLAGSGLVGLVTEVGPHYARVRSIIDNSSNVSAMILSTSDTCIVRGDLKLMDDGRLRFEKLANNDNDIKVGEQVVTSYVSDRFVQGLFIGYISEINVDSNNLTRSGYITPAVDFSKIQEVLVLTKTKEDMTNGADDESASDTAKGE; translated from the coding sequence ATGAAGATAAAAAACCAATCCTCAATTCCAAGTAAATACTGGTTGGCAATCATTGCAGTCATCTGTGTGATTCTTTTGGGAATCGATCAGGTGACAGACGGCGGGGGGCCGCTTCGATTTATCGGTGATTATACAGTTGTTCCAATGCAGAAAGGTATCAGCTATGTTGGAAGATGGTTAAGTGATCTTTCTGATAACTTTGAGACACTTCAGGATATGAAAAAGCAAAATGAAACTTTGCAGTCCAAAGTAGATGAACTGACTATTGATAATACAAGACTTCGCCAGGACGAATACGAATTAGAACGTCTGCGCGATCTGTACAAACTGGATCAGAACTACTCTGATTACGAAAAAATCGGTGCACATGTCATTGCGAACAACGGAACGAACTGGTTCAGTGATTTTACTATAGACAAAGGAAGTGCAGACGGCATCAAAGTGAACTGTAACGTACTGGCCGGGAGCGGGCTGGTAGGACTTGTCACAGAAGTTGGTCCCCACTATGCGAGAGTACGTTCAATCATTGACAATTCCAGCAACGTAAGTGCTATGATCCTCTCTACTTCAGATACCTGCATCGTGCGTGGAGATTTGAAATTAATGGACGATGGACGTCTTCGTTTTGAAAAGCTGGCTAATAATGACAATGACATAAAGGTCGGTGAACAGGTTGTTACTTCCTATGTAAGTGACCGCTTTGTTCAAGGTCTCTTTATCGGATATATCAGTGAGATCAATGTGGATTCCAATAACCTGACTCGTTCCGGTTATATCACACCTGCGGTAGATTTTAGCAAAATTCAGGAAGTCCTTGTTCTCACAAAGACAAAAGAAGATATGACGAACGGGGCAGACGATGAGTCTGCTTCCGACACAGCAAAGGGAGAGTAG
- a CDS encoding DUF378 domain-containing protein — translation MKWFDNTALTIVIIGAVNWLLVGIFRFDLVAFLFGNLSWLSRIIYTIVGICGLYLISLYGRMKDMTDVCS, via the coding sequence ATGAAATGGTTTGACAATACAGCTCTTACAATTGTAATTATCGGGGCTGTCAACTGGTTGCTCGTTGGGATATTCCGGTTTGATCTGGTAGCTTTCTTATTTGGAAATCTGTCCTGGTTATCCAGGATTATCTATACAATCGTAGGTATCTGTGGACTTTACCTGATCAGCTTGTACGGTCGCATGAAAGATATGACAGATGTCTGCTCATAA
- the mreD gene encoding rod shape-determining protein MreD, protein MKRKLITLAIIILCFLLQSTIFPSLAFAGVQPNLFIIVTASFGFMRGRKEGMAVGVICGLLTDVFWGNTIGFYILLYTVIGYLNGTFERLFYDEDIKLPLVLISGSELIYGGIICFCGYILKGDFSFGTYLIHIILPELVYTILATLIVYQIILHINKKLEAEEQRSASRFV, encoded by the coding sequence ATGAAACGAAAGCTCATAACACTGGCAATTATTATCCTGTGTTTTCTCTTGCAAAGTACCATTTTCCCATCACTGGCTTTTGCCGGCGTGCAGCCAAATCTTTTTATAATCGTAACAGCATCTTTCGGATTTATGCGAGGACGTAAAGAAGGTATGGCTGTTGGTGTGATCTGTGGACTTTTGACAGACGTTTTCTGGGGAAACACAATTGGATTTTATATACTTTTATATACTGTGATTGGATATTTAAACGGAACATTTGAACGTTTGTTTTATGATGAAGATATTAAACTGCCTTTAGTACTTATCAGTGGCAGTGAACTAATTTACGGTGGCATTATCTGCTTTTGCGGATATATCCTGAAAGGTGACTTTAGTTTCGGAACCTATCTGATTCATATTATCCTGCCAGAACTTGTATACACTATTTTAGCAACTTTGATCGTATATCAGATCATCTTACACATTAACAAAAAACTAGAAGCAGAAGAGCAAAGGAGTGCAAGCCGATTTGTATAA
- a CDS encoding D-alanyl-D-alanine carboxypeptidase family protein, with protein sequence MKCTDNSSKSRRARNKRNKRKKQIRNRWVACLSVILMIQCIAAVNIYKGSNKTESLVQEYETSNYTKTLYRGQLFAENLCTASEDIPLSVKSSDTGSDSVSENASAAGNPLGFEPESVHAVGLFDVNNAETDCAYNIHKKIYPASTTKILTALVALENGNLSDTVTVADEADSGKFAADEQTCGIKAGDQLTLEDLLNGLLLYSGNDNAVAIADHIAGSTEKFAEMMNAEAKKLMATNSHFVNPSGLHDDNHYTTAYDLYLIFNECIKHDDFVKIINSSSYTAHITGADGTKRDVKWEPTNYYAKGEATPPDNVTIIGGKTGTTKGAGNCLILLTKDSSGNPYISIIMGAGSKPLLYQDMTSMLSKI encoded by the coding sequence GTGAAATGTACAGATAACTCTTCCAAAAGCAGAAGAGCAAGAAATAAACGAAATAAAAGAAAAAAACAAATAAGAAACAGATGGGTCGCATGCCTGTCTGTTATTCTTATGATACAGTGTATTGCAGCTGTCAATATCTATAAAGGCAGCAACAAAACAGAATCTCTGGTACAGGAATATGAAACTTCCAATTATACAAAAACTTTGTATCGGGGGCAGCTATTTGCCGAAAATCTGTGTACAGCATCTGAAGACATTCCGTTATCTGTTAAATCTTCCGATACTGGTTCTGACTCAGTTTCCGAAAATGCTTCTGCTGCTGGTAATCCACTTGGTTTTGAACCAGAGTCCGTACATGCAGTAGGGCTTTTTGACGTGAATAACGCCGAAACAGATTGTGCTTATAATATTCATAAGAAAATCTATCCTGCAAGCACAACGAAGATCCTGACCGCCCTGGTTGCTTTGGAGAATGGAAATTTATCTGATACGGTCACAGTGGCTGATGAAGCTGATTCTGGTAAATTTGCAGCAGATGAACAGACATGTGGCATCAAAGCAGGTGATCAGCTCACACTGGAAGATCTGTTGAACGGTCTTCTTTTATATTCCGGCAACGACAATGCTGTTGCCATTGCTGACCACATTGCAGGCAGTACAGAAAAATTTGCAGAGATGATGAATGCTGAAGCCAAAAAACTCATGGCAACAAACAGTCATTTTGTGAATCCAAGTGGTCTTCATGACGATAACCATTATACGACTGCTTATGATCTGTATCTGATTTTTAATGAATGTATCAAACATGATGATTTTGTAAAGATTATTAACAGCAGTTCCTATACTGCACATATTACCGGTGCAGATGGAACAAAACGAGATGTGAAATGGGAGCCTACCAACTATTATGCAAAAGGAGAAGCGACTCCTCCTGATAATGTCACGATCATCGGCGGCAAGACCGGTACAACAAAAGGAGCCGGAAACTGCCTAATTCTCCTTACAAAGGACAGTTCTGGAAATCCCTACATTTCCATTATTATGGGAGCCGGATCAAAGCCTCTTCTTTATCAGGATATGACATCTATGCTCAGTAAAATTTAG
- a CDS encoding penicillin-binding transpeptidase domain-containing protein has translation MYNLWNRIKSGISDIVKSRTFIAIIMFCVLSAVLLQRVFYLQIVKGQNYTDKYELQIQKTKEVEGTRGNIYDRNGVLLAYNELAYSVTIQDNGDYDKKSEKNKALNQIVTKVINIVESNGDSVINDFGIILDANSEYSFVAESDTQRLRFIADVYGKKTIDELSDKQKSQSAADIMHYLCTDKTYGYGINEKKLDKTMILKLVNVRYAMSLNSYQKYISTTIASDVSDQTVADIMENSDSLQGVNIEEESLRRYTDSKCFSNVIGYTGQISTDEYDALSKEDQETYSKTDTVGKSGLEKVLDSTLRSKKGEVKLYVNNVGKVLDTVQSTEPKAGNDVYLSLDANLQKAAYNILEQELAGILLSKIQNALDFDRNSVSDGSDVMIPIGDVYNALITNDVVNMTHFSENDAKSTEQEVYNTFSGYKEQVLASLSSTLADPNAAAYKDDSKEMQAYLSYIVTDILTNNTGILNSSVIDKNDETYKAWKTDETINVYTFLNYAVSQNWIDTSKLQNYTSNGGKYSDSSETFQAIISYLNEHLQSDNSFDKLIYKYMIKAGSITGRELCTILYEQNILNYDESQYNALASGATTAYDFMRGKIQTLEITPGQLGLEPCTGSFVMTDTSTGQVLACVSYPGYDNNRLANNMDSTYYNQLVTASSRPFYNNATQEKTAPGSTYKPLSAIAGLTEGVISTDSHLPCHGIYEKIEPNPKCWIYPNAHGSLDVSGAIENSCNSFFYEVGYRLSLKDNGINSISQDNNQGDATNAYYSSELGLQKLSKYAQMFGLGTTSGMEIPEADPQISDDSSVPSAIGQGTNNYTTSQLARYVTTIANKGTLFDLTLLNKTTDVKGNVIEESQPKIDNTLSDISASTWDAVHEGMRNVVLVSHSSTFSDINRSGFQLSGKTGTAQQSKTHPDHALFIGFAPSDSPEVAFATRIANGYSSTYAAEVARDVMKYYYQLTPENELITGTASSIGSNASNEG, from the coding sequence TTGTATAATTTGTGGAACCGGATCAAATCCGGCATAAGTGATATCGTAAAATCAAGAACATTTATTGCAATTATCATGTTCTGCGTCTTGTCAGCAGTATTACTTCAACGAGTATTTTATCTGCAGATTGTGAAAGGACAGAACTATACCGACAAATATGAACTTCAGATTCAAAAAACAAAAGAGGTCGAAGGAACCCGCGGCAATATTTATGACCGCAACGGTGTTCTGCTTGCCTACAATGAACTGGCTTATTCTGTTACCATTCAGGATAATGGAGACTATGATAAAAAATCCGAAAAAAATAAAGCTTTAAATCAAATTGTAACGAAAGTTATTAATATTGTGGAAAGTAATGGTGATTCCGTCATCAATGATTTTGGTATTATTCTGGATGCCAATAGTGAATACTCTTTTGTAGCAGAAAGTGATACCCAGCGCCTGCGTTTCATCGCAGATGTATACGGCAAAAAAACCATTGATGAATTATCGGACAAGCAAAAGTCCCAGTCTGCTGCCGACATCATGCATTACTTATGTACCGATAAAACTTACGGTTATGGTATCAACGAGAAAAAGCTGGACAAGACTATGATTTTGAAACTGGTCAATGTACGTTATGCAATGTCTCTGAACAGTTATCAGAAATATATCTCTACTACGATTGCATCCGATGTCAGTGACCAGACTGTGGCTGATATTATGGAAAACAGTGATTCTCTGCAGGGCGTTAACATTGAAGAAGAATCCTTACGCCGATATACAGACAGTAAATGTTTTTCAAATGTAATTGGCTATACCGGACAGATTTCAACAGACGAATATGATGCACTTAGTAAAGAGGATCAGGAAACTTATTCCAAAACGGATACTGTCGGAAAATCCGGACTTGAAAAAGTCCTGGATTCCACACTTCGCAGCAAAAAGGGTGAAGTGAAATTATATGTAAATAACGTTGGTAAAGTTCTGGACACCGTTCAGTCTACAGAACCAAAAGCTGGCAATGATGTATATCTGTCTTTGGATGCTAATCTTCAAAAAGCAGCCTATAATATTCTGGAACAGGAGCTTGCCGGAATTCTTCTTTCCAAAATCCAAAACGCTTTGGATTTTGATCGGAATTCTGTCAGTGACGGAAGTGACGTTATGATTCCGATTGGCGATGTTTATAACGCACTCATTACCAATGATGTTGTAAATATGACTCATTTCAGTGAGAATGATGCAAAATCAACCGAACAAGAAGTTTATAATACATTTTCCGGATACAAAGAGCAGGTTCTGGCAAGTCTTTCCAGTACACTTGCAGATCCTAATGCAGCTGCATACAAAGATGATTCTAAGGAAATGCAGGCTTATCTGAGTTATATTGTTACAGATATATTGACAAATAATACCGGCATTTTAAATTCCAGTGTCATCGACAAAAATGATGAAACCTATAAAGCATGGAAAACAGATGAGACCATCAATGTTTACACATTTTTAAATTATGCTGTTTCTCAGAACTGGATTGATACCTCAAAGCTTCAAAATTATACAAGCAATGGGGGTAAATATTCGGATTCCTCGGAAACTTTTCAGGCAATTATTTCATACTTAAATGAACATTTACAATCAGATAACAGTTTTGACAAGCTGATCTACAAATACATGATCAAAGCCGGATCCATTACTGGTCGTGAACTTTGTACGATTCTCTACGAGCAGAATATACTTAATTACGATGAATCTCAATATAATGCACTCGCAAGTGGCGCAACAACAGCTTATGACTTTATGCGTGGAAAGATCCAGACACTGGAGATTACACCTGGACAGCTCGGTCTGGAACCATGTACAGGTTCTTTTGTCATGACAGATACTTCCACAGGTCAGGTTCTGGCATGTGTATCTTATCCGGGATATGACAATAACCGACTTGCAAACAATATGGACTCAACTTATTACAATCAGCTTGTAACAGCAAGTTCCCGTCCATTCTACAATAATGCGACACAGGAAAAGACCGCACCGGGATCTACTTACAAACCTTTGTCTGCCATAGCCGGACTTACCGAAGGTGTTATCAGTACAGATTCCCATCTTCCGTGCCATGGTATTTATGAAAAGATTGAACCAAATCCAAAATGCTGGATTTACCCAAATGCACATGGCAGTCTGGATGTGTCAGGTGCAATTGAGAACTCTTGTAACAGTTTCTTTTATGAAGTCGGTTACAGATTAAGTCTGAAAGACAACGGAATCAATTCCATCAGCCAGGATAATAATCAAGGTGATGCAACGAATGCTTACTATTCCAGTGAACTTGGACTCCAGAAGCTTTCAAAATATGCTCAGATGTTTGGACTTGGAACCACTTCTGGAATGGAAATTCCAGAGGCTGATCCACAAATTTCCGATGATTCTTCTGTACCATCTGCAATTGGACAGGGTACCAACAACTACACGACAAGTCAGCTTGCCCGCTATGTTACTACGATTGCAAATAAAGGAACACTTTTTGATCTGACACTCCTGAACAAGACCACTGATGTCAAAGGCAATGTCATTGAAGAATCACAGCCAAAAATCGATAATACTCTGTCAGATATTTCTGCGAGCACATGGGATGCTGTACACGAAGGAATGCGTAATGTAGTACTTGTATCTCATAGTAGTACATTTTCGGATATTAACAGGAGCGGATTCCAGTTATCCGGTAAGACCGGAACAGCTCAGCAGAGTAAAACGCATCCGGACCATGCGCTTTTCATAGGATTTGCGCCAAGCGATTCACCGGAAGTTGCTTTTGCAACTCGTATCGCCAATGGTTATAGTTCTACTTATGCAGCAGAAGTAGCCAGAGACGTTATGAAATATTATTACCAGCTCACTCCGGAAAATGAATTGATAACCGGAACAGCTTCAAGCATTGGTTCAAATGCTTCAAATGAAGGCTAG
- the minD gene encoding septum site-determining protein MinD: MGEVIVITSGKGGVGKTTTTANIGAGLSWLGKKVIVIDTDLGLRNLDVVMGLENQIVYNLVDVIEGTCRLKQAAIRDRRYENLYLLPSAQTKDKSAISPEQMKKLASELKEEFDYVLLDCPAGIEQGFQNAIAGADRALVVTTPEVSAIRDADRIIGLLEKNQIRNSSLIVNRIRMDMVRRGDMMSIDDVTEILSIPLIGAIPDDEQVVVATNQGEPVISLDSLAGKAYTNICKRILGLEVPFLNLSGHQGLFSKLSGVFHKK, from the coding sequence ATGGGCGAAGTAATTGTTATTACATCAGGAAAAGGCGGTGTAGGTAAGACCACTACAACAGCAAATATTGGTGCGGGACTCTCTTGGTTAGGAAAGAAAGTCATTGTCATTGATACCGATCTTGGTCTTCGCAACCTTGACGTAGTTATGGGACTGGAAAATCAGATTGTCTATAATCTGGTCGATGTGATTGAAGGAACCTGTCGATTGAAACAGGCAGCAATCCGGGATCGCAGATATGAAAATCTCTATCTGCTTCCATCTGCCCAGACAAAAGATAAATCAGCAATTTCACCGGAACAGATGAAAAAGCTGGCTTCAGAATTGAAAGAGGAATTTGATTATGTACTTTTAGACTGTCCGGCCGGAATCGAACAGGGATTCCAAAATGCAATAGCCGGAGCTGATCGTGCTCTTGTTGTCACAACACCGGAGGTTTCCGCAATCCGTGATGCTGACCGCATCATTGGACTGTTGGAAAAAAATCAGATTCGCAATAGTTCGCTAATCGTTAATCGCATCCGAATGGATATGGTCAGACGAGGGGATATGATGTCCATTGATGATGTGACTGAAATTCTCTCCATTCCACTGATTGGAGCCATTCCAGATGACGAGCAGGTTGTTGTTGCCACGAATCAGGGGGAACCGGTCATCAGCCTGGATTCCCTGGCCGGAAAAGCCTATACAAATATATGCAAGCGTATTCTCGGCCTTGAAGTACCTTTCTTGAATCTTTCCGGACATCAAGGACTATTTTCAAAGCTGTCCGGTGTCTTTCATAAAAAATAG
- a CDS encoding cell division topological specificity factor MinE — translation MLKKSSVSVAKSRLKLLIVSDRISCSPAEYENISRDLFQTLSKYLELTEDNFHVEIYRTHIFISYVGEET, via the coding sequence ATGTTAAAAAAATCTTCTGTGTCTGTTGCGAAAAGCAGATTGAAACTGCTGATCGTGTCAGACCGCATAAGCTGTTCTCCGGCAGAATATGAGAACATTTCCAGAGATTTATTCCAGACATTATCCAAATATCTGGAACTTACAGAAGATAACTTTCATGTTGAAATATACAGAACACATATTTTCATTTCATATGTAGGAGAAGAAACGTGA
- a CDS encoding FtsW/RodA/SpoVE family cell cycle protein: MRLPRLTKPYKLRDYKFSLVLLVFALSVIGVMVVGSAKASVQNKQIFGVCVGFILMMIVSLIDYIWILNFYWIIYAVAILSLLSVLVFGHTANGAKRWIDLGFTTFQPSELAKILLILFFARFLMDHKDDINDTVTLIKYAVLAGIPLALILVEPNLSTTICTALVICLLIYVGGLSYKFIGTVLLILVPVAIIFLSIAVQPNQPFLKDYQQKRILAFLEPEKYASDEAYQQNNSEMAIGSGQLTGKGLNNNTTTSVKNGNYISEPQTDFIFAIIGEELGFVGCCIIIALLLLVVIQCILIGMRSRDLAGKIICSGVGGLIGFQSFINISVATNMLPNTGVPLPFISYGLTSLVSLYIGIGFVLNVGLQQKKYQ, translated from the coding sequence GTGAGATTACCAAGATTAACAAAACCTTATAAACTCAGAGATTACAAGTTCAGCCTTGTTCTGCTTGTATTTGCATTATCCGTGATTGGCGTTATGGTTGTAGGCAGTGCGAAGGCATCTGTTCAGAACAAGCAGATTTTTGGTGTCTGTGTAGGATTCATTCTTATGATGATTGTATCTTTGATCGATTATATATGGATTCTTAATTTTTACTGGATTATATACGCAGTTGCAATATTAAGTTTGTTATCTGTACTTGTCTTCGGGCACACAGCCAACGGCGCAAAGCGTTGGATTGACTTGGGATTTACAACTTTTCAGCCATCAGAACTAGCAAAAATTCTTTTAATTTTGTTTTTTGCAAGATTTCTTATGGATCACAAAGATGATATTAACGATACAGTCACATTGATTAAATATGCAGTGCTTGCCGGAATTCCGCTTGCTTTAATTCTGGTAGAGCCGAACCTTTCTACTACGATCTGCACTGCACTTGTCATCTGCCTGTTGATCTATGTTGGAGGACTGAGTTACAAATTTATCGGAACTGTACTTCTTATATTAGTTCCAGTGGCTATTATCTTTTTAAGTATCGCTGTCCAGCCAAACCAGCCATTTTTGAAAGACTATCAGCAAAAGCGTATTCTTGCTTTCCTGGAGCCTGAAAAGTATGCCAGTGATGAAGCATATCAGCAGAATAACTCTGAGATGGCAATCGGATCTGGTCAGCTTACCGGAAAAGGTCTGAATAACAATACTACTACCTCTGTAAAAAATGGTAACTATATCTCAGAGCCACAGACGGATTTTATCTTCGCCATTATTGGCGAGGAACTTGGGTTTGTTGGATGTTGTATTATTATTGCGTTATTACTACTTGTTGTGATACAATGTATATTGATTGGAATGCGATCGCGGGATCTCGCTGGAAAGATCATATGTAGTGGCGTTGGAGGTCTGATTGGATTCCAAAGTTTTATTAATATAAGTGTAGCAACAAATATGCTTCCGAATACCGGAGTACCGTTGCCATTTATCAGTTATGGCCTGACATCACTTGTAAGTTTATATATCGGTATTGGATTTGTCTTAAATGTCGGACTGCAACAAAAAAAATATCAATAA